A genomic window from Lycium barbarum isolate Lr01 chromosome 4, ASM1917538v2, whole genome shotgun sequence includes:
- the LOC132636893 gene encoding lycopene epsilon cyclase, chloroplastic encodes MECVGVQNFAAMAVFTCPRFKSLGRRRIMPRKKQNLWPINMQVKCSSSSGSVVVKEDFADEEDYIKGGGSQLVFVQMQQKKDMDQQSKLSDKLRQISAGKTVLDLVVIGCGPAGLALAAESAKLGLNVGLVGPDLPFTNNYGVWEDEFKDLGLQACIEHVWRDTIVYLDDDDPILIGRAYGRVSRHLLHEELLKRCVEAGVLYLNSKVDRIVEGTSGHSLVECEGDIVIPCRFVTVASGAASGKFLQYELGGPRVSVQTAYGVEVEVDNNPYDPSLMVFMDYRDYVTHDAQSLEAKYPTFLYAMPMSPTRVFFEETCLASKDAMPFDLLKKKLMLRLNTLGVRIKEIYEEEWSYIPVGGSLPNTEQKTLAFGAAASMVHPATGYSVVRSLSEAPKCASVLANILRQNNIKDMLTSPSTPSISTQAWNTLWPQERKRQRSFFLFGLALILQLDIEGIRSFFRAFFRVPKWMWQGFLGSSLSSADLMLFAFYMFIIAPNDMRKGLIRHLLSDPTGATMIRTYLTF; translated from the exons ATGGAATGTGTTGGAGTTCAAAATTTTGCTGCAATGGCAGTTTTTACGTGTCCGAGATTCAAATCATTAGGAAGAAGGAGAATTATGCCAAGAAAAAAGCAAAATTTATGGCCTATAAATATGCAAGTGAAGTGTAGCAGTAGTAGTGGAAGTGTAGTTGTTAAAGAAGATTTTGCTGATGAAGAGGATTATATAAAAGGTGGTGGTTCACAACTTGTTTTTGTACAAATGCAGCAGAAAAAAGACATGGATCAGCAGTCTAAGCTTTCTGATAAG TTGCGACAAATATCAGCTGGAAAAACTGTACTGGACTTAGTGGTTATTGGCTGCGGTCCTGCTGGTCTTGCTCTTGCCGCGGAGTCAGCTAAATTAGGGTTGAACGTTGGGCTCGTTGGGCCTGATCTTCCTTTCACAAATAACTATGGTGTTTGGGAGGACGAGTTCAAAG atcttGGGCTCCAAGCCTGCATTGAACATGTTTGGAGGGATACAATTGTATATCTTGACGATGATGATCCTATTCTTATTGGCCGTGCTTATGGAAGAGTTAGTCGCCATTTACTGCACGAGGAGTTACTCAAAAG GTGTGTGGAGGCAGGTGTTTTATATCTTAACTCGAAAGTGGATAGGATTGTTGAGGGCACAAGTGGCCACAGTCTTGTAGAGTGCGAGGGTGACATTGTGATTCCATGCAG GTTTGTCACTGTCGCGTCTGGAGCAGCCTCGGGGAAATTCTTGCAATATGAGTTGGGAGGTCCAAGAGTTTCTGTTCAAACAGCTTATGGAGTGGAGGTTGAG GTCGATAACAATCCATATGACCCCAGCCTGATGGTTTTCATGGATTATAGAGACTATGTCACACACGACGCTCAATCTTTAGAAGCTAAATATCCAACATTTCTCTATGCCATGCCCATGTCTCCAACACGAGTCTTTTTCGAG GAAACTTGTTTGGCTTCAAAAGATGCAATGCCATTTGATCTGTTAAAGAAAAAACTGATGTTACGATTGAACACACTAGGCGTAAGAATTAAAGAAATTTACGAGGAG GAATGGTCTTACATACCGGTTGGTGGATCCTTGCCAAATACAGAACAAAAAACACTTGCATTTGGTGCTGCTGCTAGCATGGTTCATCCAGCCACAG GTTATTCAGTTGTTAGATCACTGTCCGAAGCTCCAAAATGCGCCTCTGTACTTGCAAATATTTTACGACAAAATAATATCAAGGACATGCTTACCAGTCCAAGtactccaagtatttcaactcaag CTTGGAACACCCTTTGGCCACAAGAACGAAAACGACAAAGATCATTTTTCCTATTTGGATTAGCACTCATATTACAGCTGGATATTGAGGGAATAAGGTCATTTTTCCGCGCATTCTTCCGTGTGCCAAAATG GATGTGGCAGggatttcttggttcaagtcttTCCTCAGCAGACCTCATGTTATTTGCCTTCTACATGTTTATCATTGCACCAAATGACATGAGAAAAGGCCTAATCAGACATCTTTTATCTGATCCAACTGGTGCAACAATGATAAGAACTTATCTTACATTTTAA